From Pseudobdellovibrionaceae bacterium, a single genomic window includes:
- the rsmA gene encoding 16S rRNA (adenine(1518)-N(6)/adenine(1519)-N(6))-dimethyltransferase RsmA has product MVKGPTQKEKIWARLEELGATAKRSLGQNFLIESQIIEKIVEKAHSFNASSLVEIGPGLGSLTEYLNKDQLLLIELDTKFAQYWSAQGYKVIEADALKLDWKQLGLKDYVLVSNLPYQISARLVVEMSVSGGPSAMVLMFQKEVTDRILSAPSSKDYGYLTVMAQSFWEIKRLCLVSASCFHPRPNVESAVLTFVDKAKDRTHAALFSEFVKLAFMERRKKLINKLKRYKHAVNWSQLLEALGHNENVRAEELSVQDFQSLFESSLK; this is encoded by the coding sequence ATGGTAAAGGGGCCCACACAAAAAGAAAAAATATGGGCTCGCTTAGAAGAACTAGGAGCTACAGCGAAACGGTCTTTGGGACAAAATTTTTTGATTGAATCCCAGATCATCGAGAAGATTGTAGAAAAGGCCCATAGTTTTAATGCTTCATCTTTAGTGGAGATTGGACCTGGCTTGGGATCTTTGACAGAGTATTTAAACAAAGACCAACTTTTGCTCATCGAATTAGACACCAAGTTTGCACAGTACTGGAGCGCACAGGGTTATAAAGTGATCGAAGCCGATGCTTTAAAATTGGATTGGAAGCAGTTAGGGCTTAAGGACTATGTCTTGGTTTCTAATCTTCCTTATCAAATTTCTGCTCGACTTGTGGTTGAAATGTCAGTCTCAGGTGGTCCCAGTGCCATGGTTTTGATGTTTCAAAAAGAAGTCACAGACCGCATTCTCAGTGCGCCGAGTAGTAAGGACTACGGGTATCTGACTGTGATGGCTCAAAGTTTTTGGGAGATCAAAAGACTGTGCCTAGTTTCGGCGTCTTGCTTTCATCCACGGCCTAACGTGGAAAGTGCGGTGCTGACCTTTGTGGATAAGGCGAAGGATCGCACGCATGCGGCTTTATTTTCTGAATTTGTAAAACTTGCTTTTATGGAACGACGAAAAAAGCTCATCAATAAATTAAAAAGATATAAGCACGCAGTGAATTGGTCACAGCTTTTAGAGGCACTAGGGCATAATGAAAATGTGCGGGCAGAAGAACTTTCCGTGCAGGACTTTCAAAGTTTATTTGAAAGTTCTCTGAAATAG
- a CDS encoding HpaII family restriction endonuclease gives MKLNKGEWNELLVGLLCLKENDVPLYNSQKKLSITGISYGEDDFTTQGPHLLTDVQKLSTLIHSHRATFTVHPEILERYKFKKGSSKQKQDIWLKYMFESQDHIDGFGIKSLTLRPSLLNASRATNFKFKVHNPLPELFSFKAKKLLQKIEDQNLLFVNCESHTFSKNLSMIDTCLETFLAELLVSYFKGTTTRVSDLVDLTFAKKDNYKAVQKRIKDFLYYMCVGMFPSVDWNGEEQIIGTLIYNQNQDLICLHRFDINNFKNYLYEHSFLDTASTSRHKFGSLYKEGEDVFVKLNLLIRLKDYA, from the coding sequence ATGAAGCTTAATAAAGGGGAATGGAACGAACTTTTAGTAGGCCTGCTCTGCTTAAAAGAAAACGATGTTCCTCTTTATAATTCACAAAAAAAATTATCCATCACTGGGATTTCTTATGGAGAAGACGATTTTACTACTCAAGGTCCGCATCTTTTAACTGATGTTCAAAAATTATCCACACTGATTCACAGTCATAGAGCCACTTTTACAGTGCATCCCGAAATATTAGAACGGTATAAATTTAAAAAAGGATCCTCTAAACAGAAGCAAGATATCTGGCTCAAGTATATGTTTGAGTCCCAAGATCATATTGATGGTTTTGGAATCAAATCCTTAACTTTAAGACCGTCTTTGTTGAATGCTTCTAGAGCTACTAACTTTAAATTTAAAGTGCATAACCCTTTACCCGAGCTTTTTAGTTTTAAGGCTAAAAAGCTTTTACAAAAAATTGAAGACCAAAACTTACTTTTTGTAAATTGTGAGAGTCACACCTTTTCAAAAAACTTAAGCATGATTGATACCTGCTTAGAGACTTTTCTTGCAGAACTTCTGGTTTCATATTTTAAAGGAACCACAACACGAGTTTCTGATTTGGTTGATCTGACGTTTGCCAAAAAAGATAACTACAAAGCCGTACAAAAAAGAATCAAGGACTTTTTATATTACATGTGTGTAGGCATGTTCCCGTCTGTGGATTGGAATGGGGAAGAACAGATCATTGGCACTTTGATCTACAATCAAAACCAGGATCTCATCTGTCTGCACAGATTTGATATCAATAATTTTAAAAACTATCTTTACGAGCATAGCTTTTTAGATACAGCTTCTACCAGTCGACATAAGTTTGGGTCTCTCTATAAAGAGGGCGAAGACGTTTTTGTAAAACTAAATCTTCTGATCAGACTCAAAGACTACGCTTAA
- the smpB gene encoding SsrA-binding protein SmpB yields the protein MSIKIISDNKKARFDYQIIETYEAGLVLTGSEVKSIRAGQVSLKESFISFKGHEAFLQKAHIQVYQASSYNNHEPERLRKLLLHREELDKIRGRVVEKGLTAVPTKMYFKNGRIKLEIGLGRGKKTHDKRQSIKERDIKKQLRKY from the coding sequence ATGAGTATAAAGATTATTTCTGATAATAAAAAAGCCAGATTTGATTATCAAATCATTGAGACCTATGAGGCGGGTTTGGTGCTCACGGGGAGTGAAGTCAAATCGATCAGAGCGGGACAGGTGTCTTTAAAAGAATCTTTTATCTCCTTTAAGGGTCATGAGGCCTTTTTGCAAAAGGCCCATATTCAGGTGTATCAAGCCAGCAGTTATAATAACCATGAGCCTGAAAGACTTAGAAAACTACTTTTACATCGAGAAGAGCTAGATAAGATCAGAGGACGAGTTGTAGAAAAAGGTTTAACGGCAGTCCCTACAAAAATGTATTTTAAAAATGGTCGCATCAAATTAGAAATTGGATTAGGCCGTGGTAAAAAGACACATGATAAACGCCAAAGCATTAAAGAGCGCGACATTAAAAAACAACTACGGAAATATTAA
- a CDS encoding rRNA pseudouridine synthase → MNPRPSKFHKSPKKNDNRRPQNSNDRRPRPAKIRTTAAVSDSVRLNKYIADSGLCSRRAADQWIDEGRVTVNGRKVFELGVKINPKTDIVAVDKKPIHQKHKSFIYFVMNKPTQVLTSMSDPSGRQTVADFFPKQKNKRLFPVGRLDWDSEGLLIMTNDGDYAQRVTHPKEEIPKTYHVKIDKELTEPKKQKLLSGVTIVGGKVKATEVFRMKKNMRGQKTFWVSITITEGKNRQVRRMFEKLEIDVVKLRRVAIGGLKLRSLKKGQILQLTPEQAMRVFEKPAPKMRPLPFATRS, encoded by the coding sequence GTGAATCCACGTCCATCAAAATTCCACAAAAGTCCGAAGAAGAACGACAATAGACGACCACAGAATAGTAATGATAGACGACCTCGTCCCGCAAAGATAAGAACGACGGCCGCAGTTTCTGATTCTGTTCGTTTGAATAAATACATTGCTGACAGTGGTCTTTGCAGCCGAAGAGCTGCGGACCAGTGGATTGATGAAGGACGCGTGACCGTCAACGGTCGAAAAGTTTTTGAACTTGGAGTCAAAATCAATCCTAAAACCGACATTGTAGCTGTGGACAAAAAACCTATCCATCAGAAACACAAAAGTTTTATCTATTTTGTTATGAATAAACCTACACAGGTTTTGACCTCCATGTCTGATCCGTCTGGGCGGCAGACTGTTGCTGACTTTTTTCCTAAACAAAAAAATAAACGACTTTTTCCCGTAGGACGCTTGGACTGGGACAGTGAGGGTTTACTGATCATGACCAATGATGGGGACTACGCTCAACGCGTGACTCACCCCAAAGAAGAGATCCCAAAAACTTATCATGTCAAAATTGATAAAGAACTGACAGAACCCAAGAAACAAAAACTGCTCTCTGGTGTCACCATTGTCGGCGGCAAAGTGAAGGCCACAGAAGTTTTTCGTATGAAAAAGAATATGCGAGGTCAAAAGACCTTTTGGGTTTCCATCACGATCACTGAAGGTAAAAACCGTCAGGTTCGTCGCATGTTTGAAAAGCTAGAAATTGATGTGGTCAAACTTCGTCGTGTAGCCATTGGTGGCTTAAAGCTAAGGTCTCTTAAAAAAGGGCAGATCTTACAATTGACCCCAGAACAAGCCATGCGGGTGTTTGAAAAACCCGCCCCAAAAATGAGGCCACTTCCCTTCGCTACTCGCTCTTAA
- a CDS encoding DNA cytosine methyltransferase, whose protein sequence is MKSSNFTFIDLFAGIGGFHLGLHQAGAQCVFACEVDKYARLTYEQNYKTISPKLFTKKAFAEDIQDVNPSDIPDFDILCAGFPCQPFSQAGQKKGFEDIGRGNMFFEIMRIVKEKKPKVLFLENVRNLVNHDNGKTFKVIQEQIQKHGYSFHWKLIKASDHGLPQHRPRVYMVCFRNDLNIQSFVFPSSRPLELTMSDIFQGQCNKKIGFTLRVGGKSSGLHDRRNWDTYLVDGQIVKLQTQHGLKMLGFPEDFDFPVSNTQAMKQLGNSIAVNVVYDIGKEILKALHISQHSLKPKATAKATRTTRPDLEL, encoded by the coding sequence ATGAAGAGTTCAAACTTTACTTTTATTGATTTGTTTGCAGGAATTGGCGGCTTCCATCTTGGGTTACACCAAGCGGGAGCCCAATGTGTTTTTGCCTGTGAAGTTGATAAATATGCACGCCTCACTTATGAACAAAATTATAAAACCATTTCCCCTAAGCTTTTTACCAAAAAAGCTTTTGCCGAAGACATCCAAGACGTAAACCCTTCTGACATTCCAGACTTTGATATTTTGTGCGCGGGTTTTCCATGTCAGCCTTTTTCTCAAGCGGGCCAAAAAAAAGGCTTTGAGGACATTGGCAGAGGCAACATGTTTTTTGAAATCATGAGAATCGTCAAAGAAAAAAAACCTAAAGTGCTCTTTCTGGAAAATGTAAGAAATCTTGTTAATCACGACAATGGAAAAACTTTTAAAGTCATTCAAGAGCAAATCCAAAAACATGGATACTCCTTCCATTGGAAATTGATCAAGGCCAGCGATCATGGTCTTCCTCAACATCGCCCACGTGTCTATATGGTTTGCTTTAGAAACGATTTAAATATTCAAAGCTTTGTATTTCCCAGCTCAAGACCTCTTGAGCTAACCATGAGCGATATATTTCAGGGCCAATGCAATAAGAAGATCGGATTTACACTGAGAGTGGGAGGAAAATCCTCTGGTCTACATGACAGACGAAACTGGGACACGTATTTGGTTGATGGCCAAATCGTAAAGCTTCAAACTCAACATGGTTTAAAGATGCTGGGGTTTCCTGAAGACTTTGATTTTCCTGTCAGCAACACACAGGCTATGAAACAACTGGGCAACAGCATTGCGGTCAACGTGGTCTATGATATTGGCAAAGAGATTTTAAAAGCTCTTCACATCTCACAACACTCCTTAAAACCTAAGGCCACAGCTAAAGCAACACGTACAACTCGGCCCGATCTGGAACTGTAA
- a CDS encoding thioredoxin family protein, protein MPSIWTMLFESRNSVYKSVGAVCYLITQLALVSAYAEQPEILQNPVNVTSVSSQRLDNGQQEFRLRISVAPDHFVYADSLSIKSTLGDKINATFEVEAFPVIEFLDKFSNNEIKQGVKDSAEMTFKVPYNFDFNSTFALTYRACTSEFCYLPKTRDFEHGIEPVANKSSILNMSIDFHNSSLFLIFLFVFLAGVLTSFTPCIFPMIPITLALIGQDIINNRFLAFRKTCIYVLGIATTYSILGLIAASTGSLFGQLLSNPWVLIGIGIFYFVMAASLAGLFEIQFLSSLQNKMQQPSLKSVGGIYLFGAFTGLFASPCVGPVLIGILTYAAQSKNLIFAFFLLFIYALGLGQIFIAMSLSGSLINKLPKAGGWMNYVKYLLAVLLVGAGLFFMVPGVKSLWHSFTSTGGSAQAMLDEALAKGRPVVVDLKADWCAACIEMEKVTFPHPDVQTALEGFEFLAIDVTHLDTEKSAILKKYKVLGLPTILIFDSKGHWLEQLTVTQFMGPKEMLQLLGKVESESTSIKIPQKSEEERQ, encoded by the coding sequence ATGCCATCTATTTGGACGATGCTTTTTGAGAGTAGAAATAGTGTGTATAAATCTGTCGGAGCCGTCTGCTATTTGATCACTCAGCTGGCTCTGGTCAGTGCTTATGCTGAACAGCCCGAAATTTTACAAAACCCTGTCAATGTCACTTCCGTCTCTTCTCAACGTCTTGATAACGGTCAACAGGAATTCAGGCTAAGAATCAGTGTAGCCCCAGATCACTTCGTTTACGCAGACAGCCTCTCCATCAAATCCACACTGGGCGATAAAATCAATGCCACTTTTGAAGTGGAAGCCTTTCCCGTGATTGAGTTTTTAGATAAATTTTCTAATAACGAAATCAAACAAGGAGTGAAAGACAGTGCAGAGATGACTTTTAAAGTGCCCTACAACTTTGACTTCAATTCCACATTTGCTCTGACTTATCGGGCCTGCACTTCTGAATTTTGCTATTTACCCAAAACTCGAGATTTCGAGCACGGAATAGAACCTGTTGCAAATAAAAGTTCTATTCTGAATATGTCTATTGATTTTCATAATTCCTCATTATTTTTGATTTTCCTTTTTGTATTTTTGGCTGGAGTTCTGACCTCTTTCACACCATGTATCTTTCCCATGATTCCCATCACACTGGCTTTGATCGGACAAGATATTATAAATAATAGATTTTTAGCTTTCAGAAAAACCTGCATTTATGTTCTGGGAATTGCCACCACCTACTCTATTCTGGGTCTTATTGCGGCCTCTACGGGATCACTCTTCGGACAGTTGCTTTCCAACCCTTGGGTTTTGATCGGCATTGGAATATTTTATTTTGTTATGGCTGCAAGTTTAGCAGGGCTATTTGAAATTCAATTTTTAAGTAGTTTACAAAACAAAATGCAGCAGCCGTCTTTGAAGTCAGTAGGTGGAATTTATCTATTCGGTGCCTTTACTGGTTTATTTGCCAGCCCTTGTGTTGGGCCTGTGCTTATTGGAATTCTCACCTACGCCGCCCAATCTAAAAACTTAATTTTTGCGTTCTTTTTACTCTTTATCTATGCCCTAGGTTTGGGGCAAATCTTTATTGCCATGAGTTTATCAGGTTCACTGATTAACAAGCTTCCCAAAGCTGGGGGCTGGATGAATTACGTCAAGTACCTACTTGCTGTCTTACTTGTAGGTGCGGGGCTGTTTTTTATGGTCCCAGGTGTGAAGTCCTTGTGGCATTCCTTTACTAGCACTGGGGGCAGCGCTCAGGCGATGCTGGATGAGGCTCTGGCCAAAGGGCGTCCCGTCGTTGTAGATCTGAAAGCCGATTGGTGTGCCGCCTGCATAGAAATGGAAAAGGTGACCTTCCCCCACCCTGATGTCCAAACGGCCTTAGAGGGTTTTGAATTCCTAGCTATTGATGTCACTCATTTAGATACTGAAAAGAGTGCAATTCTTAAGAAATATAAGGTTTTAGGCTTACCAACAATCCTAATCTTTGATAGTAAAGGCCATTGGTTAGAGCAGCTGACTGTCACTCAATTTATGGGTCCCAAAGAAATGTTACAGCTGTTAGGAAAGGTAGAAAGTGAATCCACGTCCATCAAAATTCCACAAAAGTCCGAAGAAGAACGACAATAG